A genomic region of Papaver somniferum cultivar HN1 chromosome 7, ASM357369v1, whole genome shotgun sequence contains the following coding sequences:
- the LOC113293444 gene encoding uncharacterized protein LOC113293444, whose translation MSLLSFVLLSILLTRAVSANFAHRNNTCRSFCGNLTIDYPFATRSGCGHFGYRDLLFCVNDVLMFHITSGSYRVLEIDYAFQTLTLSDPAMSTCNRILRDGKGNGFEVESWRKPYLNPAPDNIFMLLGCHAQSPLFQGFPEKHLPCRNVSSMGCEAYQACPGWTSSGSYKSERNTIYGLSPPDCCSVSFESIRSINLTRLRCQGYSSAYSLAPIHVSSTPNSWSYGIRVIYSVPGDFSFCRSCEATGGTCGYDADAVRDLCYCGNWNSTSNCDKGSNISSGGRQLLPSLDSKAGLWACLLIWMTIWQVST comes from the exons TCAGCTAATTTTGCTCACAGGAACAACACTTGTAGATCTTTCTGTGGAAATCTAACAATAGACTACCCATTTGCTACCCGGTCAGGTTGTGGCCACTTTGGCTACCGCGACCTCCTCTTCTGTGTAAACGATGTCCTCATGTTTCACATTACTTCGGGTTCTTACCGTGTCTTGGAGATTGACTACGCCTTCCAGACACTTACACTCAGCGATCCAGCCATGTCAACTTGCAATAGAATTTTACGAGATGGAAAAGGAAACGGTTTTGAAGTGGAATCATGGCGAAAACCTTACTTAAATCCAGCACCAGATAATATTTTCATGTTACTAGGATGTCATGCGCAGTCTCCACTTTTTCAAGGATTTCCCGAGAAACATTTACCATGTCGAAACGTATCGAGTATGGGTTGCGAAGCATATCAAGCATGTCCCGGGTGGACTTCATCTGGTTCTTATAAAAGTGAGAGAAATACAATTTATGGTTTGAGTCCACCAGACTGTTGCTcagtttcatttgaatcaattcgatCTATAAATCTTACTAGACTCAGATGTCAAGGGTACAGCAGTGCTTATAGTCTTGCCCCTATACATGTTTCTAGTACTCCTAATTCATGGTCGTACGGGATACGCGTGATTTATTCTGTTCCAGGTGATTTTTCATTTTGTCGATCGTGCGAAGCTACTGGTGGTACTTGTGGTTATGATGCTGATGCTGTTAGAGATTTGTGCTACTGTGGTAATTGGAATTCTACTTCCAACTGTGATAAAG GTAGTAACATTAGCTCAGGAGGCAGACAGTTGTTGCCATCACTGGATTCTAAAGCAG GGTTATGGGCTTGCTTATTAATATGGATGACTATTTGGCAAGTTTCAACATAA